One genomic segment of Methylocystis sp. SC2 includes these proteins:
- the argH gene encoding argininosuccinate lyase yields MTSKIWGGRFKSATDAVLEAINVSIDFDKRLGLQDVRGSLAHVAMLGEMGIVSRDDAAKIADGLERVKAEIENERFHFSRALEDIHMNVESRLAELIGPAAGRLHTARSRNDQVATDFRLYIRDQIDALNVELADLQLALATRAREEAGSVMPGFTHLQSAQPVTLGHHLLAYVEMIARDRGRLRDARARLNECPLGAAALAGTSFPIDRAMTARALGFDRPTANSLDSVSDRDFVLETLSAAAICATHLSRFAEEIVLWTTPQFGFIALSDKFTTGSSIMPQKRNPDAAELARGKSGRVIGALVALLVVMKGLPLAYSKDMQEDKEGAFDALDTLSLCIAAIAGMVRDMRVDRARMKAAAGAGYATATDLADWLVRALSLPFREAHHVTGRIVAHAEARGVGLEDLTLEEMQSVEPRINADVCDVLGVEKSVQSRRSFGGTAPDNVRAAAQAWLDRLKDE; encoded by the coding sequence ATGACGAGCAAGATATGGGGCGGGCGCTTCAAAAGCGCAACCGACGCGGTTCTGGAGGCGATCAACGTCTCGATCGACTTCGACAAGCGCCTCGGCCTGCAGGACGTCCGCGGCTCGCTCGCCCATGTCGCCATGCTCGGCGAAATGGGGATCGTGTCGCGCGACGACGCGGCGAAGATCGCCGATGGATTGGAGCGAGTCAAAGCGGAAATCGAGAACGAGCGCTTCCATTTTTCGCGCGCGCTCGAAGACATTCACATGAACGTCGAGTCGCGCCTTGCCGAGCTGATCGGTCCGGCGGCGGGGCGTCTGCACACGGCGCGCTCGCGCAACGACCAGGTGGCGACCGATTTCCGCCTCTATATCCGCGATCAGATCGACGCGCTTAACGTCGAGCTCGCCGATCTGCAGCTGGCGCTCGCGACCCGCGCGCGGGAAGAGGCGGGAAGCGTCATGCCCGGCTTCACCCATCTGCAATCGGCGCAGCCGGTGACGCTCGGCCATCATCTCCTCGCCTATGTCGAAATGATCGCGCGCGACCGAGGGCGACTGCGCGACGCCCGCGCGCGCCTGAACGAATGTCCGCTCGGCGCGGCCGCGCTCGCCGGGACGAGCTTTCCGATCGACCGCGCGATGACGGCGCGCGCGCTCGGCTTCGATCGCCCGACGGCGAATTCGCTGGACAGCGTCTCCGATCGCGATTTCGTTCTGGAGACGCTGAGCGCGGCGGCGATCTGCGCCACGCATCTGTCGCGCTTCGCCGAAGAGATCGTGCTGTGGACGACGCCGCAGTTCGGCTTCATCGCGCTGTCCGATAAATTCACCACCGGCTCGTCGATCATGCCGCAGAAGCGCAATCCCGACGCCGCCGAACTCGCGCGCGGCAAATCGGGCCGCGTCATCGGCGCGCTTGTCGCGCTGCTCGTCGTCATGAAGGGCCTGCCGCTCGCCTATTCGAAGGACATGCAGGAGGATAAGGAAGGCGCCTTCGACGCGCTGGACACGCTGTCGCTTTGCATCGCCGCCATCGCCGGCATGGTCCGCGACATGCGCGTCGACCGCGCGCGGATGAAGGCGGCGGCGGGCGCGGGCTACGCCACCGCGACCGACCTCGCCGACTGGCTGGTGCGGGCGCTGTCGCTGCCGTTTCGGGAGGCGCACCACGTCACCGGCCGCATCGTCGCGCACGCCGAAGCGCGCGGCGTCGGTCTTGAGGATTTGACGCTCGAGGAGATGCAAAGCGTCGAACCGCGCATCAACGCCGATGTCTGCGACGTGCTTGGCGTCGAGAAGTCGGTGCAAAGCCGCAGGAGCTTCGGCGGCACGGCGCCCGACAATGTGCGCGCCGCCGCGCAAGCCTGGCTCGACAGATTGAAGGACGAATGA
- a CDS encoding thiamine phosphate synthase: protein MNDIAPRLYLATPPLADAAAFAPTLNEALAAGDVASLLIRFADADERGQEAILRALAPGAQDKGVAVLVAAAPNVALRAGADGVHVAGCGEALADAIKKLSPRYIVGAGDIETRDDAMRAGELSADYVMFSDLDREALIERVAWWAELFNTPCVARAATLDDVAPLAQAGADFVLLDDAVWRDARGPAAAVAEAQAKLEGEQQ from the coding sequence ATGAACGATATTGCGCCGCGACTCTACCTCGCGACCCCGCCGCTCGCCGACGCGGCGGCTTTCGCGCCTACGCTTAACGAGGCGCTCGCGGCGGGCGACGTCGCGAGCCTGCTCATTCGTTTCGCCGATGCCGACGAACGCGGCCAGGAAGCGATCCTGCGCGCTCTGGCGCCCGGCGCGCAGGATAAAGGCGTCGCGGTTCTTGTCGCGGCGGCGCCCAATGTCGCGCTGCGCGCCGGCGCGGACGGCGTCCATGTCGCCGGCTGCGGCGAAGCGCTTGCCGACGCCATCAAGAAACTCTCGCCGCGCTACATCGTCGGCGCCGGCGATATCGAGACGCGCGACGACGCCATGCGCGCGGGCGAGTTGAGCGCCGACTATGTGATGTTTTCGGATCTTGACCGCGAAGCGCTCATCGAGCGGGTCGCCTGGTGGGCGGAGCTGTTCAACACGCCCTGCGTCGCCCGCGCGGCGACGCTCGACGATGTCGCGCCGCTGGCGCAGGCGGGCGCAGACTTCGTTCTGCTGGACGACGCCGTATGGCGCGACGCCCGCGGTCCGGCGGCGGCGGTGGCCGAGGCGCAGGCGAAGCTTGAGGGAGAACAGCAGTGA
- a CDS encoding tetratricopeptide repeat protein: MRAKTERLFATLVIVAILAPAARAANDAPPAPDFAFGAYQRGDYLAAMKEAKKRIAANPKDAAALTLIGQLYLEGAGVGRDLSTAMEWFKRGADAGDKEAAYLYGAAALNGAGAPKNRALARAYLEKAAAQDQPAALHLLGEIALENEGAPSDFGRAYDYFRRAAAKGNADSLYALGVLYKTGRGVPKDEREAAEWFRRGAELDFAPAMVEFAVLQFNGVGAPRDRAAAAQWFRKAAAKGNAVAQNRLAHILAEGLGVEANLAEAREWRDKSRDAGLNDPSLDYLSSASAPAKPNAVK, translated from the coding sequence ATGAGGGCGAAGACCGAGCGATTGTTCGCGACGCTCGTGATCGTCGCCATTTTGGCGCCTGCCGCCCGCGCCGCCAATGATGCGCCGCCCGCGCCAGACTTCGCCTTCGGCGCCTATCAGCGCGGGGATTATCTGGCCGCGATGAAGGAGGCGAAGAAGCGCATCGCCGCCAATCCGAAGGACGCGGCCGCGCTCACCCTTATCGGTCAGCTTTACCTCGAAGGCGCGGGCGTGGGGCGCGACCTCTCGACCGCGATGGAGTGGTTCAAGCGGGGCGCCGACGCCGGCGATAAAGAAGCGGCTTATCTCTACGGCGCCGCGGCGCTCAATGGCGCCGGCGCGCCGAAGAACCGCGCGCTCGCCCGCGCCTATCTGGAAAAGGCCGCCGCGCAGGATCAGCCCGCGGCACTCCATCTTCTCGGGGAGATCGCGCTCGAAAATGAGGGCGCGCCGTCCGATTTCGGCAGAGCGTACGACTATTTCCGCCGCGCCGCGGCGAAGGGGAACGCGGATTCGCTCTACGCGCTTGGCGTGCTCTACAAGACCGGCAGAGGCGTTCCAAAGGACGAGCGCGAAGCCGCGGAGTGGTTCAGGCGGGGGGCCGAGCTGGACTTCGCGCCGGCGATGGTCGAATTCGCCGTTCTCCAGTTCAATGGCGTCGGCGCGCCGCGCGACCGCGCCGCGGCGGCGCAATGGTTTCGCAAAGCGGCGGCCAAGGGCAACGCCGTCGCGCAAAACCGCCTCGCCCATATCCTCGCCGAAGGCCTCGGGGTCGAGGCCAATCTCGCCGAGGCGCGCGAGTGGCGCGATAAGTCGCGCGACGCCGGGTTGAACGATCCCTCGCTCGATTATCTCTCGAGCGCGTCCGCGCCGGCGAAGCCGAACGCCGTAAAATGA
- a CDS encoding alpha/beta hydrolase, whose translation MSVGGASAATRRTVAFLRRFVKPRILALTAPLRSLQRLFEMLSPEGRAPFAKQIPGDWTPASGSAIATLFYLHGGAFLIGSPRLFRYASRLFARAGFDVFAPAYRLAPEHVFPAALEDVLRAYRTLIEARPGPFVIAGDSAGGGLAVSLMLRIREEGLRPPVAAALSSPWVDLAATGASMRENENRDPLFTRKDILLGARAVLGRHSARNPLASPIFADLSRLPPMLVHVGADEVLRDDSTRLVARARQAGVEAALEIWPCVPHAWQLMSFLPEARQSRAKAIAFFKARVAQAPSNAAG comes from the coding sequence ATGAGCGTCGGCGGCGCGAGCGCGGCGACGCGGCGGACCGTCGCCTTTCTTCGCCGTTTCGTTAAGCCGCGCATCTTGGCGTTGACGGCGCCTTTGCGCAGCCTCCAGCGGCTCTTCGAAATGCTGTCTCCCGAAGGGCGCGCGCCCTTCGCGAAACAGATTCCTGGCGATTGGACTCCTGCTTCAGGCAGCGCGATTGCGACGCTGTTCTATCTTCACGGCGGCGCCTTCCTCATCGGGTCGCCGCGGCTATTTCGTTATGCTTCACGCCTGTTCGCCCGCGCGGGCTTCGACGTCTTCGCGCCAGCCTATCGGCTCGCGCCGGAGCATGTTTTTCCCGCCGCGCTCGAAGATGTCTTGCGCGCCTATCGGACCCTCATCGAGGCGCGGCCGGGCCCCTTCGTCATCGCCGGCGATTCGGCCGGCGGCGGGCTTGCGGTGTCGCTGATGCTGCGCATACGCGAGGAAGGCTTGCGGCCGCCCGTCGCCGCGGCGCTGTCCTCGCCCTGGGTCGATCTCGCCGCGACCGGCGCCTCGATGCGCGAGAATGAAAATCGTGACCCGCTGTTCACGCGCAAGGACATTCTGCTCGGCGCCCGCGCCGTGCTGGGACGCCACAGCGCCAGAAATCCGCTCGCGTCGCCGATCTTTGCCGATCTGTCCCGCCTGCCGCCAATGCTCGTTCACGTCGGCGCGGACGAAGTGCTGAGAGATGATTCGACGCGGCTCGTCGCGCGCGCGCGGCAGGCGGGAGTCGAGGCGGCGCTCGAGATCTGGCCTTGCGTGCCGCATGCCTGGCAGCTGATGAGCTTTCTCCCCGAAGCGCGCCAGTCGCGGGCGAAAGCGATTGCATTTTTTAAGGCGCGGGTCGCTCAGGCGCCCTCCAACGCGGCCGGCTGA
- a CDS encoding DUF2023 family protein, whose product MAEPVTLIDESAPAPSSTRCRCADAAPVLRLFHHNIYEYGRGVRGLFLMTLSRRELELTLGKLERQGIHHFVQELNPVKVNLFFGRPAFVAVARSIVTRPLNALTPEEDFMLGTLLGYDREQQCRRFLTRSGRDMPEDLPLAAE is encoded by the coding sequence ATGGCTGAGCCAGTTACTTTGATCGACGAGAGCGCTCCAGCTCCGTCCTCGACGCGCTGTCGCTGCGCCGATGCTGCGCCGGTGCTCCGGCTCTTCCATCACAACATCTACGAATATGGGCGGGGCGTTCGCGGCTTGTTTCTGATGACCCTTAGCCGTCGGGAACTGGAATTGACGCTCGGCAAGCTGGAAAGGCAAGGCATCCATCACTTCGTCCAGGAGCTCAATCCGGTCAAGGTGAACCTCTTCTTTGGCCGGCCCGCCTTCGTCGCCGTGGCGCGTTCGATCGTCACGCGTCCGCTCAACGCGCTCACGCCGGAGGAAGACTTCATGCTTGGCACGCTGCTCGGCTATGATCGCGAGCAGCAGTGCCGCCGCTTTCTCACGCGTTCGGGTCGAGACATGCCGGAGGACCTGCCTCTGGCGGCCGAATGA
- the fldA gene encoding flavodoxin FldA, which produces MSITVIFGSDGGATKGVASKISKKCQGRSVDIKDATIDDFENCHLLILGSPTYGDGTLQTDWEENIDKLRNANLKGKKVALFGTGDQQTYPLSFVDAMGILYDEVSALGAQVIGFTETSGYDYVGSTADRDGKFVGLALDQDTQSGMTEKRVTAWLSQLL; this is translated from the coding sequence ATGAGCATCACGGTCATCTTCGGTTCCGACGGCGGCGCGACGAAGGGGGTTGCTTCAAAAATTTCAAAGAAGTGCCAGGGACGGTCTGTGGACATCAAGGACGCCACGATCGACGACTTCGAGAATTGCCATCTGTTGATCCTGGGCTCTCCGACCTATGGCGACGGCACCTTGCAAACGGATTGGGAAGAGAACATCGACAAGCTGCGCAACGCCAATCTGAAGGGCAAAAAAGTCGCCCTGTTCGGCACGGGCGACCAGCAGACCTATCCGCTCTCCTTCGTTGACGCGATGGGCATCCTCTATGACGAGGTCTCGGCGCTCGGGGCCCAGGTGATCGGCTTCACCGAAACCTCCGGCTATGACTATGTCGGCTCCACCGCCGATCGGGATGGCAAGTTCGTGGGCCTCGCCCTGGACCAGGACACTCAGTCCGGCATGACCGAAAAAAGAGTGACCGCATGGCTGAGCCAGTTACTTTGA
- a CDS encoding M48 family metallopeptidase, giving the protein MFKAYGLYSHIRANELRSAFLLAGFVVLLLALMFSFALLIEAMSARPGAPFDYILALAWDDLKRGWPIGVIAAGVWFVIAYLFHQKMIDFATGAATLSRAESPRVYNLLENLCISRGVPIPALQLIESDALNAYASGLKEGQYKIAVTRGLTRYLTDAELEAVLAHELTHIRNRDVQLLVIAVIFAGIFAFVADLTIRRWNFPFGFSPHRPESDNGRRGNGGAALAIVIALFIIALSWGASVLIRFALSRSREFLADAGSVELTKNPDAMISALRKIEAHAAIPNMPSRMQYFFIESPALHPEFGWLATHPSVDARVAALVKFGGGRDVSVAALEEEREAIDAPRGDEAAFLPKDGRHPLWPRGPWGARR; this is encoded by the coding sequence ATGTTCAAAGCCTACGGCCTTTATTCCCACATTCGCGCCAACGAACTGCGCTCCGCCTTTCTGCTCGCCGGCTTCGTCGTTCTGCTTCTTGCGCTGATGTTCTCCTTCGCGCTGCTGATCGAGGCGATGAGCGCGCGGCCCGGCGCCCCTTTCGACTACATCCTGGCGCTTGCATGGGATGATCTGAAACGCGGCTGGCCGATCGGCGTCATCGCGGCGGGCGTCTGGTTCGTGATCGCCTATCTCTTTCATCAGAAGATGATCGACTTCGCCACCGGGGCCGCGACCCTATCGCGCGCCGAATCGCCGCGCGTTTACAATCTGCTCGAAAATCTCTGCATCTCCCGCGGCGTGCCGATTCCCGCTCTGCAGCTCATCGAGAGCGACGCGCTTAACGCCTATGCTTCCGGGCTCAAGGAGGGACAGTACAAGATCGCGGTGACCCGCGGCCTGACGCGCTATCTGACCGACGCCGAGCTCGAGGCGGTTCTGGCGCATGAATTGACCCATATTCGCAACCGCGACGTTCAGCTTCTCGTGATCGCCGTGATCTTCGCCGGCATTTTCGCCTTCGTCGCCGATCTGACGATCCGCCGCTGGAATTTTCCTTTCGGCTTTTCGCCGCATCGCCCCGAAAGCGACAATGGCCGAAGAGGCAATGGCGGCGCGGCGCTCGCCATTGTCATCGCGCTGTTCATCATCGCGTTGAGTTGGGGCGCCTCGGTGCTGATCCGCTTCGCGCTGTCGCGTTCGCGCGAATTCCTCGCCGACGCCGGCAGCGTCGAACTGACGAAGAACCCCGACGCGATGATCTCGGCGCTGCGCAAGATCGAAGCGCATGCGGCGATTCCGAACATGCCCTCGCGCATGCAGTATTTCTTCATCGAATCGCCGGCGCTGCATCCGGAGTTCGGCTGGCTGGCGACCCATCCGAGCGTCGATGCGCGTGTCGCGGCCCTGGTCAAATTCGGCGGCGGCCGGGACGTGTCGGTCGCGGCTTTAGAAGAAGAACGCGAGGCGATCGATGCGCCGCGCGGCGACGAGGCCGCCTTCCTGCCCAAGGACGGACGCCATCCGCTCTGGCCGCGCGGCCCCTGGGGCGCCCGGCGCTGA
- a CDS encoding endonuclease domain-containing protein produces the protein MSRIPRNVMLRLAKVQRANAVKAETIIWRALRARKEQLKFRRPVPIGDYIADFVCFERRIVVEVDGPSHASEEQQKRDKAKERWFGDQGFFLLRLENDLVIGSPELAVQKVMEAAKRTPPHPAGSAGHLLPQGEKVGP, from the coding sequence ATGTCCCGCATTCCACGAAACGTGATGTTGCGCTTGGCGAAGGTTCAGCGCGCCAATGCAGTGAAAGCGGAGACGATTATTTGGCGCGCTTTACGCGCGCGCAAAGAGCAACTGAAATTTCGCCGTCCAGTTCCGATAGGCGACTATATCGCAGATTTCGTTTGTTTCGAGCGCCGGATTGTCGTCGAGGTCGATGGGCCATCGCACGCCAGTGAAGAACAACAGAAGCGCGATAAAGCCAAGGAACGTTGGTTCGGCGACCAAGGCTTCTTCCTTTTGCGACTGGAAAATGACCTCGTGATAGGCTCACCCGAACTCGCGGTCCAAAAAGTCATGGAAGCGGCGAAGCGAACTCCCCCTCATCCGGCCGGCTCCGCCGGCCACCTTCTCCCGCAAGGGGAGAAGGTGGGCCCCTAA
- a CDS encoding LemA family protein, which translates to MSLLIFLGLVAAVAFWLVSVYNGLVALRQRGKQAFSDVNVQLKQRHDLVPNLVETVKGYATHEKSTLDDVVKARNAAVTAQGPAQIGAAEGALTGALSRLIALSEAYPDLKANQNFQQLQSELSDIENKISAARRFLNNTVAEYNATREGFPGFLIAQRFGFEPLDYFELDEAQQKAIETPPKVQF; encoded by the coding sequence ATGTCTTTGCTGATTTTTCTGGGCCTCGTCGCCGCCGTCGCCTTCTGGCTGGTCAGCGTTTACAACGGCCTCGTGGCGTTGCGCCAGCGCGGCAAGCAGGCCTTTTCCGACGTCAATGTGCAGCTCAAGCAGCGGCACGATCTCGTGCCCAATCTCGTCGAGACGGTGAAGGGCTACGCCACCCATGAGAAAAGCACGCTTGATGACGTGGTCAAGGCGCGCAACGCCGCGGTGACCGCGCAGGGTCCGGCGCAGATCGGGGCGGCCGAGGGCGCGCTGACCGGCGCGCTCTCGCGGCTGATCGCGCTGTCGGAAGCCTATCCGGATCTGAAAGCGAACCAGAACTTCCAGCAGCTGCAGAGCGAACTTTCGGACATCGAAAACAAGATTTCCGCGGCGCGGCGCTTCCTCAACAATACCGTCGCCGAATACAACGCCACGCGGGAGGGCTTTCCCGGTTTCCTGATTGCGCAACGCTTCGGCTTCGAACCGCTCGACTATTTCGAGTTGGACGAAGCGCAGCAGAAGGCGATCGAAACCCCGCCCAAGGTGCAGTTCTAA
- the def gene encoding peptide deformylase — protein MAILPIITLPDPLLRKISEPVDRVDDEVRRLLDDMLETMYEAPGVGLAAIQVAVAKRIVVVDIGKTEETRAPLFLINPEIIWASEELSVYQEGCLSVPDYFEDVKRPARVRVRHLDREGAVQEFDAEGLLATVVQHELDHLEGGLFIDHLSRLKRERVVKKFNKAARHDEIAAQHRAAMERQSEQAGA, from the coding sequence ATGGCCATTCTGCCGATCATCACCCTTCCGGATCCGCTGCTGCGAAAGATTTCCGAACCTGTCGACCGCGTCGACGACGAGGTGCGGCGTCTGCTCGACGACATGCTGGAGACGATGTACGAGGCGCCCGGCGTCGGCCTCGCGGCGATCCAGGTCGCGGTGGCCAAGCGCATCGTCGTCGTCGATATCGGCAAGACCGAGGAGACGCGCGCGCCGCTCTTCCTCATCAACCCGGAAATCATCTGGGCGTCGGAAGAATTAAGCGTCTATCAGGAAGGCTGCCTGTCCGTGCCCGACTATTTCGAGGACGTGAAGCGGCCGGCGCGGGTGCGCGTGCGCCATCTCGACCGCGAAGGCGCGGTCCAGGAATTCGACGCCGAAGGGCTGCTCGCGACGGTGGTGCAGCATGAGCTGGATCACCTCGAAGGCGGGCTCTTCATCGACCATCTCTCGCGCTTGAAGCGCGAGCGCGTGGTCAAGAAGTTCAACAAGGCGGCGCGCCATGACGAGATCGCCGCCCAGCATCGCGCCGCCATGGAGCGTCAGTCGGAACAAGCCGGAGCCTGA
- the fmt gene encoding methionyl-tRNA formyltransferase has protein sequence MRVVFMGTPDFAARLLTEIVSRGHEVIAVYTQPPRPAGRGMAEKKSAVHLLAESVGLPVRTPKSLKSAEAQAEFTALNADVAVVAAYGLLLPQPILDAPRYGCLNLHGSLLPRWRGAAPIQRAIMAGDAESGVMVMKMEAGLDTGPVALTAKTPIGAEMTASELHDRLAELGAPLMAQALDLLAKGELRFTPQTEDGACYARKIEKAEARIDWRRSAQDLHDLVRGLSPFPGAFFEADLGHGVERVKVLRTRIEEGTGTPGAALDDAGLIASGAGALRLLRVQRAGKGEMEFEEFARGRKLTRGVALA, from the coding sequence ATGCGCGTCGTCTTCATGGGCACGCCGGACTTCGCCGCCCGTCTGCTGACCGAAATCGTCTCACGGGGCCACGAGGTCATCGCGGTCTATACGCAGCCGCCGCGGCCCGCGGGACGCGGCATGGCGGAGAAGAAGTCCGCCGTGCACCTCTTGGCCGAGAGCGTCGGCCTTCCCGTCCGCACGCCGAAAAGCCTCAAGAGCGCCGAGGCGCAGGCGGAGTTCACGGCGCTCAACGCCGACGTCGCCGTCGTCGCCGCCTATGGCCTGTTGCTGCCTCAGCCGATCCTCGACGCGCCGCGATACGGTTGCCTCAACCTGCATGGGTCGCTGCTGCCGCGTTGGCGCGGCGCCGCGCCGATACAGCGCGCGATCATGGCGGGCGACGCCGAGAGCGGCGTCATGGTGATGAAGATGGAGGCGGGTCTCGACACCGGCCCCGTCGCCCTGACGGCGAAAACGCCGATCGGCGCCGAGATGACGGCGAGCGAGCTGCACGACCGACTCGCGGAACTCGGCGCGCCGCTGATGGCCCAGGCGCTCGATCTGCTGGCGAAAGGCGAACTGCGCTTCACGCCGCAGACCGAGGACGGCGCCTGCTATGCGCGCAAGATCGAAAAGGCTGAAGCCCGGATCGATTGGCGCCGATCGGCGCAAGACCTCCACGATCTCGTGCGCGGCCTCTCGCCCTTTCCCGGCGCTTTTTTCGAAGCCGATCTCGGCCATGGCGTCGAGCGCGTGAAGGTTTTGCGCACGCGCATCGAGGAGGGGACCGGAACGCCGGGCGCCGCGCTCGACGACGCCGGCCTCATCGCCAGCGGCGCGGGCGCGCTGCGGCTGCTACGCGTACAACGCGCCGGCAAGGGCGAAATGGAATTTGAAGAATTCGCGCGCGGCCGTAAGCTGACGCGCGGCGTGGCGTTGGCATGA
- the truA gene encoding tRNA pseudouridine(38-40) synthase TruA: MPRFALTIEYDGGPFVGWQRQANGLSVQQRLEEAVAAINGGARAVVHGAGRTDAGVHARGQMAHVDLARDWRVDRLRDAINAHLKPDPIAVLAARAVGEDFEARFSAIRRHYLYVIDNRRAPLALNLGRAWHVKRPLDAQAMHDAAQSLVGRHDFTTFRASECQANSPMRTLERLDVRRDGERIEIVASARSFLHNQVRSMAGSLEHVGSGKWRVEDLALALHAKDRARCGQVAPPHGLYLVAVDY, translated from the coding sequence ATGCCCCGCTTCGCGCTGACGATCGAATATGACGGCGGGCCTTTCGTCGGTTGGCAGCGGCAGGCGAATGGCCTTTCGGTGCAGCAGCGCCTCGAAGAGGCCGTGGCCGCGATCAATGGCGGCGCGCGCGCCGTCGTTCATGGCGCGGGCCGCACCGACGCCGGCGTGCATGCGCGGGGGCAGATGGCGCATGTCGATCTTGCGCGCGACTGGCGCGTCGACCGGCTGCGCGACGCGATCAATGCGCATCTGAAGCCGGACCCGATCGCGGTGCTCGCCGCGCGCGCGGTCGGCGAGGATTTCGAGGCGCGCTTTTCCGCCATTCGCCGCCATTATCTCTATGTCATCGACAATCGCCGCGCGCCTTTGGCGCTGAACCTTGGCCGCGCCTGGCACGTCAAGCGGCCGCTCGATGCGCAAGCCATGCATGACGCGGCGCAGTCTCTCGTCGGCCGTCACGACTTCACGACCTTTCGCGCCTCGGAATGCCAGGCGAATTCGCCGATGCGCACGCTGGAGCGTCTCGACGTGCGCCGCGATGGCGAGCGCATTGAGATCGTCGCTTCGGCGCGCTCCTTCCTGCACAATCAGGTGCGCTCCATGGCCGGCTCGCTGGAGCATGTCGGCAGCGGCAAGTGGCGCGTCGAGGATCTTGCGCTGGCGCTTCACGCGAAAGACCGTGCGCGCTGCGGACAGGTCGCGCCGCCGCACGGTCTTTACCTTGTAGCTGTCGATTATTAG
- a CDS encoding molybdopterin-dependent oxidoreductase → MKPPRLSLFRPQIARLERRLFLKQGLSLGALSLLSGCTLKDDDAVDRLLIAMSRFNDRVQAALFDPAKLAPTYSGADVTTPFPFNAYYEEKDIPLIDGESYRLQLSGLIADRRPWSLGDLRALPQSSQITRLVCVEGWSAIGQWRGVAFRHFLERIGADLTARYVGFKCADKYYSSIDMPSALHPQTLLALDFSDAKYGYPLRLRLPTKLGFKNPKFIGEIFVTNDDPGGYWEDKGYNWFSGS, encoded by the coding sequence ATGAAGCCGCCCCGTCTTTCCCTGTTTCGACCGCAGATCGCGCGGCTCGAACGCCGGCTCTTTCTCAAGCAAGGCCTGTCGCTGGGCGCGCTGTCGCTGCTCTCGGGCTGCACGTTGAAGGACGACGACGCCGTCGACCGGCTGCTGATCGCCATGTCGCGGTTCAACGACCGCGTTCAGGCGGCGCTTTTCGATCCCGCAAAGCTCGCGCCGACCTATTCCGGGGCGGACGTCACGACGCCTTTCCCGTTCAACGCCTATTATGAAGAAAAGGATATTCCGCTCATCGACGGCGAGAGCTATCGACTGCAGCTCTCGGGCCTCATCGCCGACAGGCGGCCCTGGAGCCTCGGCGATTTGCGCGCGCTGCCGCAATCCAGCCAGATTACGCGACTCGTCTGCGTCGAGGGTTGGAGCGCGATCGGCCAATGGCGCGGCGTCGCCTTCCGCCATTTTCTCGAACGGATCGGCGCCGATCTCACGGCGCGTTACGTCGGTTTCAAATGCGCCGACAAATATTATTCGAGCATCGACATGCCGAGCGCGCTGCATCCGCAAACGCTGCTGGCGCTTGACTTTTCCGACGCCAAATATGGCTACCCGCTGCGCCTGCGGCTTCCGACGAAACTCGGATTCAAGAATCCGAAGTTCATCGGCGAGATCTTCGTGACGAACGACGATCCTGGCGGCTATTGGGAGGACAAGGGCTACAATTGGTTCAGCGGCTCTTGA
- a CDS encoding cytochrome b/b6 domain-containing protein: protein MVDAAGATTPRAIHPLFIRVTHWVNAFAIFVMVLSGWRIYNASPLFGFEFPKDFTLGGWLAGALAWHFAGMWLLALNGFAYLAYGLVSGHFRRSFLPISFGGALHDVLLASRGRLDHAAGRYNAAQRLLYVGVILAVIVAILSGLAIWKPVQLQGLTAAMGGYEAARRVHFFAMAAIVAFLVVHIGLAVSVKGVLASMFTGRAEAPR, encoded by the coding sequence ATGGTCGATGCGGCCGGCGCGACGACGCCGCGTGCGATTCACCCGCTCTTCATTCGAGTGACGCATTGGGTGAACGCTTTCGCGATCTTCGTCATGGTGCTGAGCGGCTGGCGCATCTACAACGCCTCGCCGCTGTTTGGCTTCGAATTTCCCAAGGATTTCACGCTCGGCGGCTGGCTGGCGGGCGCGCTCGCGTGGCATTTCGCCGGCATGTGGCTCCTGGCCCTCAATGGATTCGCCTATCTTGCCTACGGCTTGGTTTCAGGCCACTTCCGAAGGAGCTTTCTGCCGATCTCGTTCGGCGGCGCCCTCCATGATGTTCTTCTCGCCAGCCGCGGCCGGCTCGATCATGCGGCCGGCCGCTACAACGCCGCGCAGCGTCTGCTCTATGTCGGCGTCATTCTCGCCGTGATCGTCGCCATTCTCTCGGGTCTCGCCATCTGGAAGCCCGTGCAGCTGCAAGGACTGACGGCGGCGATGGGCGGCTATGAGGCGGCGCGGCGCGTGCATTTCTTCGCCATGGCCGCCATCGTCGCTTTTCTTGTCGTTCACATCGGACTCGCCGTCAGCGTCAAAGGCGTTCTCGCGTCAATGTTCACCGGCCGCGCGGAGGCGCCCCGATGA